In Mauremys reevesii isolate NIE-2019 linkage group 9, ASM1616193v1, whole genome shotgun sequence, the genomic stretch ATTAGATCATACTGAATCATTACAAATCAAAACACATTTCACACCAAGCCTAAACAGCAAAAGCTCAATACTGGCCCCAGTGGTACAAGTGGCCAAGACATTTGGCCGCAGAGCCTCAGTTTACACATGCAAGTGAGCATTACAATATAAAGGCTACTTATGCTTTGCAGCGATGTAACTGAATCGAGGTCCATGACTGCCCTCAGTCTGTCAAGGACAGCAAGCCAGACCTGGCAACAAGGAAAACTGGCTAACTCTTGAAATAAGAAAGCTACTGCATAGCAGACAAGGATACTGTCTTCTTTGCTCTTCTCAGGTGTGTTGTCCATCCCAGGTAAGGCAGCAGCCACACGGCGAAAAAGCTGAAAGGCAGAAACCAAAGCAACAGGTGAATGCAGAACTTGTCAAAGAAAGTGAATGATTAAAAACTCAATTTTCTCTCTACAGCTGCTGTTGGAAAACCAAGGTTTTGCCAAGAGTTATACACATATTGTAGCCAGCACTGCAGTAATTAACACAGTCCTCACAAGAATATCTAAGGACTTTATTCAACCCCAGTCCAAATATTTTATCAAGTTTAGTTAAGTTACTGAATATCTACAAAGCACACCTCTGGTGCAGGATTTTCCTTcagcttttttatttctttaaatgtaCCAGACCATTGCTCCACACACGTCACAAAATACCAGGATGTTAAGAGCAGGCTGGCTAATGATTCCATCCTGCACTCAACAGGGAAGCAAGTGAGAGGCAGCAATTTACCATTCCAACCCCACTGCTTCTGTGCATAGCTGTTATTGATTTTGTTACTGGATAGTGCTATCCACCTCTAAACTGATCTAGTTTGTTCCAGAATGAGCTCAGGATTCTAGGGACATGGTGTTTAAAAGTCTACCTTTTAAGTTAAAAGAAATCCAAGCTCTGAGGCAGTGAGCTAGGAGTGCAAGGGCTGACTTGAGAGTGCTGCACATAGAAAAGAGCCTGTCCTTAAACGCTATCTATCCATGTTCTTCCTTCCCCACCTCAGACAATCATGAATAGTGCCTCAGGTGCAAGATGGTAATTGTGGCCACGACACACAAAGCTGGACTTACCTTGCAGCACTAGAGAAATTCATGCATTACAAATTTCTGCTAGGCAAATAAAGCAATGCTATCACGCAGATTAGGCCTAGAATTTTACACTAGTGCAGAGTGATCTAGTTAAAGAGTAAAATGAAGTTACTGTTTGAGAAGTCCCCAAACCCAAGTGTGAAGTTCTCTGCCAAACCTGCTGCCCTGCAGCATGTTGTGACTAGTACAAATCAGAGATGAAGAATTTCCTGACAGCAATGATGTTGGGTGTACTTAAACGTAAATATGGAACAAGGTTTAATTCTGTCCCAGcagaaaccaccaccacctggggaaggaaattccacaggaCACTAATTTAGCTGTGATTTGAAGGGAAAACAGGTGGCTTTGTTTCCAAAGCTCTGACATGCTTTAGCATATCAGTATATGCAACAAGTATTGTTGGTGTCACGGGTCTGGGAACAGAATACGTCAGCTGCTGACAGGATCCCTTAGCATTCTACCTGAATGAGCCACCCTTGGCTTGGCAGGAGAGGGAGCCTCCTCTATTTAAAGGACACACTGACTGCCTAAAGGGAAGAATTTCAGAGGCTGGGAATATAAAGGCAGAGGGTAAAGTGGGAAGTGAAGATTTGATGCAGCACAAAACCCATAAAGCAGCTCATCTCCCTGATCACAGTGAAGTGGAAAGTGCAGAATTTGCATCCTGAGGGCACAGTGCTGCTCTACCTGTTTCACATTGTATCCAGTCTTCGCACTTGTCTCAATAAACATCACATTCAGCTCTTTCGCTCTCTGCTCACCTTCCTCCGTGGTGATTTGCCTGGACAGACAGATGCAAACAGGaaagaaagagcaagagaaggaGGAATAGACAGGAGAGAGAAGGCATGAGTTAGAGACTTCTGTGACTGAAACACTCTTCAGTGAAGGATTTTAATAGCAGAGCATTGTCCAGGAAGGGAGACCGTAGGGCTTCTGAGCCTTCacgcccctccctccctttaccTCCTCCTTATGCTCCAGCTAAGACGGGACCAATCCAAATGAGCAGCTGAGGGAATATGTAGATTATAATAACCAATAAGGATGAGTCTGCACTGGGTGAGTTTCATGTAACAACACACTTAAGTCTCATTCATAGCCTCCTTGTCGGGGAAGGAAGGGCCCTCTTCCACTGTACCTAATGGAACAGAATCAGTGTGCAGCCATGCAAAAAGCAAGTCCCCCAAGTCAACAGAAGGAAACTCCGTAAGGTGATAGGAAGGTCTCAGAAAGGCTCCAGCAGGAGGTGAAATTCAACAGCAAGTACTGAGCTGCTGCTTGGAAGCTAAGCACCTGCAAGAGCATCCCTGACCAACGCCCTGTACATACCTGTTTCATATTATATCCTGCTTTAGCACTGGTTTCAATATACATCACATTCAGTTCTTGGGCCTTTCTCTCGCCCTCCTCTATAGAAACCTGTCTACAGCAATGAGAACAAATCACagaaaataaaccaaaacaaaggaaaactaGACAGAAATGGTAGtagaaattaaaataaaccaCAAAGGAACTGGCCAGCAACTGAAATAACAGTAGCTTGGAAAGAAAACATACAGGCTAcacaaaataaaatgacaaaTTAAATAAATGGCTCAACTCTTCAAACATGTTTGGCACTACAGCTTATAGAACAGCACCTGGTTCTTCTCAAGCGCTAAGTTTCCTGAAGATTTTATCAAGACACAGAAGTCATGGCCAGGCTCAGACTGACACTAGGACTTTGTTTAGTTTAGGATTAGAGATGTAGTATGTTAACTAACCAACATCTGAACACCTAAAACTCTTGGCATGACAAGGCAGGTTCTTGCTTTGACCAGAGTTTTAGGTGTTAGATCACATTAGCTAGCTCAATTTATCATCACCACCTTTAAttcctagtctagacaaagcATCTGGTACCACCTAGATTACCTCACTGGGTGGGAATTTCTAATGCCACATGCACTCCAACTACAGGTATACTGCAAGCATAGCAAAGTCTCTGGCTTTTTTGTTAGGGCTAGTACAAACGATGACCTGGCATACACAGGATGCCCTACACTTCTGTCCCATCAGTCATCCTGTGACTGATGAGGTTCCTATTGTATCTTCCAGTGCTGGAAAAAGAAGAGtggcagattccacaaccttgcTAAAAATTAGAAAGCCCAAAATCTGAGAGCCAGATGACTAATATTATTCTGGGCACCCAGGAAAGTACTAATTGCTCAGGCTATACTGTTACTGTGGATAGAGCATGGTTCTAATGTTtgatctagtccaggggtgggcaacctgcggcacgcgagcggattttcagtggcactcacactgcccgggtcctggccaccggtccggggggctctgcattttaatttaattttaaatgaagcttcttaaacattttaaaaaccttatttactttacatacaacaatagttcagttatatattatagacttatagaaagaaaccttctaaaaacgttaaaatgtattactggcacacgaaaccttaaatcagagtgaataaatgaagactcggcacaccacttctgaaaggttgccgacccctgatccaGTCACTTTCCCTGGCTGATCCAAAGTGAGGCAGCTTGGAATCCTTGTCAGCCAGATTTCTCAGTCTAGACCACTTGATGTGTATTATTTACAACCTAGTTTAAGTTGTTCCTGGGTGGGAAGAGTTTTCAATATTCCTGGAACGTACGGTAAGGCATCATTTATGGTGGCGTCCACTGAAGCTGGGACTCTCTAAAGTAACCTTAGTAGAAAGGAGCTTTGAAAACACAAGTGAACTATAGTAGAGCTACATGGGAATGAAGAAAACATGACACAGAGCGTCTGTCGGTAACCCAACTACTAGGTGGCATAGTGAGTAGGAGCCAAGCCTGTTAGTAACTTGCTGCTAGATGGTTTAACAGAACTGCATATGTTCTTCCCAGTGGTTCTGGAAACCTGAACACAGCAGCAAGGCATGTTCTCCCTAGTGAAGGGGAAGTGGTATGGGTAGACAAGGGCCAAAGAGAAAATGAGACTCATGGCAGCAATATGCACTTGCAAGGTTGAGTATCATGTCACATGAGCACTGTATAACTCCAACACAACGGGGGAAGCAGAGAACGCATGCAGTAAATTCTAAAATGATTTTTATATTTCATGGAAATGGTAAAATAAAAAGCAGATTTAAAAATTCTaaagtattaaaaataatacCCCTTTAACAGAGGTGTACAGTCAGACATCTTGTTAAGCCTCACGTCAAAGCAGAGGAAATTAAATTGCCAACTGAGGGTATTTGGCTGAATGTTTACAATTTTTCTAGCATGGCTACCGCACCATGAAAGAATTATGTTTGACAAAGCATTTCTGTTTAAATTCCTCTTACGGCTTGAAACTCACCCAGCAGACAGAAGTATCTTGTGGGCAGCCTGGGGTGAATTGTTTTAGTTTGGTACGACTGCATTTGGCTGTGAAAGTTCCAGGTGTTTTCCCCAATTCAGCAACTCAGATTTTTACTGTACACTAATAACTCAAATAGGTTAACTTGAAGCAAATTTTCCATGGAACTCAGAACTCAGTAAAGTTAGTGCTTTTGACATAGTTGAAGGTAACAGTTTTGAAATTcatagttaaaaaaaatactgcagtCTAATTTTTCCTTCACTAACAATGTGCTGAGGTGCCTAGCACGAGATACACATGAGCAAACATGCTTAAGAGGTTATACACCATGAAATAAAGGCACAGCAGCTATTTGTATCTACAGTATTTCTATTGTGTCCATCATAATGGTACTTATGTGACATTTGAATCTTAGTGCACTTTGTACAGTTGAGAGTGGCCAGATTCATTCTGGTTAATTGTGAGTTTGTTTCATTTGCCGGTTCCAAACACTGCAGTGCTGTGCTACTGCAGGGAATTCTGTTTTGTAGGAAGCCTCTCTGTCGATCTCAGATTTTGTAAAATCTGTTTTCCACACAGCTACATCTGATGCCAAATTAGATTTGACAGGGCCCCTTACATGTGCCATGCACAAAGACCCATTTAATGTTGCTGTGGGAACCagaatttcctgacttttatTAAGTTACTTTTTCAGTCTTATCTCCCTATTAGCAGCATGTTTTGTACCAAACGGTGTGGAGCAGGTGCTTGTTTTTGGTAGCCTGAGAAGCTTTTTTCAGTTGACTTTGTTCTAACCAGGATTTGTACAGTTTATAACAAGACAAAGCACCTTGGGCATTCTGTTACAAATGTCATGGAACAAACAGGAAGGACAGTGGAAATCTCACTCATCACAGGCTACTTAAGCCCCAAAGGGCCATTGTAGTCTGGGCTTAAGAACCGTTAGTGGTCCCCTTAAAAAGTATACCAGCCACTTGCTGTCAAACTGGCACGGTCACCAATTCTCCTCCATTACCTCTTGTCTGCCAGGTCAGTTTTATTCCCCACCAACATGATGATGacatcacttcctctctctgttcGCACATCATCAATCCACTTGGAGGTTTGCTGGAACGAGTTCAGATCTGTGTGAAGAGGGGAGGATTGAACACATTAACTAGAAGCTCTTTCAAACAAGGGGATAATGAAACACTTCTAAAACCACCTGTGTCTTCACCCCTATGCTTTGCCAATTCCCCCAGCACTGCACAGATGACATCCTTAGATTGCTTCTTGTCCACCCAGAAGGTAAGAGACAGTTATGTTTCTAATGTTATCGTTCTGTAATAACTCATGTCTGTATACTCACTAGCCCCTCGCTCAAGCGTAGCATTTCAAACACAATGAGACATCAAAGCACCACTCACTTGTAATGTCATAGACTACCACAGCAATGGTGGAGTCGCGGATGTAGCTGGGAATGAGGCTGCGGAACCGCTCCTGGCCTGCTGTGTCCCAAAGCTGTAGCCGAACCTGCTGGTACCAGGCCAGGGAGAGCAgaaagagcagagagagaaagaagaaaggaggAAACTGTCCTTTAGAGAAAAGGCTATTTGCCAGAACTAACTGTTTACAGGTCTCAGTCTGGGAACTGGACATTTGCCTTGCTGACCAGCCCCCTGAACACACAAAGAGCAGTGAACCCAGCAGTTCTGTCTATTTCAGGCTGTAAGAATTACCCCTTCTGTGTGCCTAGGAGTCCCATGAAGTTCACACCCTCCCGCTCCCCATACCAATGAGCTCTACCTTGAGGCTATTGCCATTCCAACCAAAAAGGACACCCACTGATACCCATCAACACTATTTAACATTGTGAAAGGTGGCCAATAAGTAACCTACCATGTTGGCCATTCCCTCCAAGGGAGGAGTATGCTGCCTCCCTAACACacctagggtatgtcttcactacccaccggatagcgattgatccagcggggatcgatttattgcgtctagtctagatgtgataaatctacccctgagcactctcccgtcgactcctgtactccagcaccgcaagaggcgcaagcagagtcaacgggggagcggcagcagtcaactcaccgcggtgaagacaccacggtaaatcgatctaagtaagtcgacttcagctacgttattcacataactgaagttgcgtaacttaaatCGATTCCCCCCCACCCGTAGACCAGGGCCTAGTCTAGGGAGCTAGAATCTCAGATCTGAGCCCCTTGTGTAATTCTCAGATTTATACTCAATGCAAAGACAAGGGACAACTTCTTCAGGAGACAGTAGTGGAATAGCATCTACATTCTCCTCAGCATCAAGCATCCAAAAAGGTAAAGGGGATTTTCGTGTAAGCTTAGGTCAAGAGGTTTCAGGAAGAAAAAAGCACACGCAGCAAGTCCCAGCCCACAAATGGTATTCGATGCTCCCTTGCAGGAAAACATGAAAAGCAGAAACATGCACCAGTTACTTGGTAAGAAGGGGGCAGTTTGGTCTCTAGCACAGCAGCCGTATTAGCTCAGTCAGAATATCCAAAGCACAAAAGGGGCTACAGGAGACACCacaatttaaaaatgttatttctccctcccccac encodes the following:
- the RAB41 gene encoding ras-related protein Rab-41 isoform X2 — encoded protein: MSAPGSGGEFGNPLRKFKLVFLGEQSVGKTSLITRFMYDSFDNTYQATIGIDFLSKTMYLEDRTVRLQLWDTAGQERFRSLIPSYIRDSTIAVVVYDITNLNSFQQTSKWIDDVRTERGSDVIIMLVGNKTDLADKRQITTEEGEQRAKELNVMFIETSAKTGYNVKQLFRRVAAALPGMDNTPEKSKEDMIDIKLEKPPEQPVTESGCSC
- the RAB41 gene encoding ras-related protein Rab-41 isoform X4; the protein is MSAPGSGGEFGNPLRKFKLVFLGEQSVGKTSLITRFMYDSFDNTYQATIGIDFLSKTMYLEDRTVRLQLWDTAGQERFRSLIPSYIRDSTIAVVVYDITNLNSFQQTSKWIDDVRTERGSDVIIMLVGNKTDLADKRQVSIEEGERKAQELNVMYIETSAKAGYNMKQLFRRVAAALPGMDNTPEKSKEDMIDIKLEKPPEQPVTESGCSC